From Magnetococcus sp. PR-3:
GTGGGGGGGGCGGATTAAGCCGCACAAAGATGTTTTATAAGGTGAAGATAATAAAGGCATCGTTTGAGTATTGATAATGGCTTATACAGTGCATACAAACAATAAAAGGTAGCCTTCGTATGGCTACTAAGGATAACTCATTATCTCACCCCCGCTGTGAGCGTAGGAGAGAGAGCTTTTAGGCGTAACTGTTTGTTGATTTACAGCGTTTACATTGGGTTTAAGGCCTGTTGGCCCATGCAAAGATAACGTGGGAGAGTGGCCTCCCATGGTTTAGCTGATAAGGTGTTTTCATCGATAGTGATACTGGCCAATATAAGCGTATTCCCTGTTGTATTCATGTAAGTAGGCATTGATATATTTTTTGCCACCTTCAGAAATATTACCCTGTAGATAGTCGTCCAGCGTTTCACGACCATCACTGGTATCATGGCGTTTGAGGAAAAATAGCGTCATATCTTTACCGCCAATCAGGTCAACAAGACACTCCAGTCGACTTTCGGCGCCGCGCATATCAAAGACAGCACCCGCAAGGGCGGTGTAGTAACGGTGCTGTGCAAGTGTCTCAGACGTAAACACCGCTTTCATAGACGATGGGGGTTCAAAAAGAGGGTACTCTGTATCCGGGTGCATTTTGTGGCTGCGCAGCTTTTCAATATACGCTTCATTTAGCCCTGCAGCGGTGGCCCCTTTAAGAATAATATTGAGATAGCGGCGTGTTGGTAGGCAGTCATTGTTTAGATAAGAGGGGATACCAACATAGGTAAGTGCTTGGGTGGGTCCTTGGGAGGTCTCCAACGGCACTTCTATACGATCATAACCGACGCCATAGGACTCTACCGCATCAAGCAGTTCTAGGTGCTCATCATCACAATCATGTACCAGACCCTCCACCCGATCATCGGGATTATTAGAAGGTACAATGTTACCAACCCCACCTTCATGGCGGAACCAATGTTGAACATTAAAGACCAGTTTATAGCCCCTTAGGATGGCTTTTCGTGAAGCGTGTGGAACGACACCTTTTGCTCTTAGTGAAGTCAGGTTAATATTCGATCCGTAACCAAAATAAGAAAACATATGCCCTCGCGTTCATATTAATTAGGTTTATAACTCGGGTCTATCTTAAGCCTGGGTTATCTACGTTGGCTCTATTTTATTCCTCATACAGTCACAGCGCATGATTACCACTGTTGGAGTTGAGTATCGTGTTCTACAGCGCTTGAACAGGCTCACGATAGTAAAGCTTTGCAGTAATCTATTTTGCGTACTGTGTCAGCATTAGCTTTTGATCTGTGCGACTGAAACGAGCACTCTATAGATGCGATATCTCATGGGCACCTGCAGCATAACTCCCATACAGGGTGAGACCACACCTTTGGATATAAAAAAGGTGTGTTCACCTTAATAATAGTGCATTTTTCATGTTTTTTTCTTGTTGAGCATATGATCGAGACGATCAATTGCTGTCGCTACCGCCCGGTCAGGTTCCGCCATATAACAGAACCTAAAAAAACCTGGCTCACTGAAGTGGCAATACTCTCCAGGAGTCAAATTGACATTGGTCTCATCAAGAATCCGATGCCACAAACGTCTCTCACCTTCCCAACTGGGTTCATCCAGGTAGCTGCGTAAATCACAAATTAAAAAAATTCCAGAATTGGCTGGAATATAGGGGATTTTTGCATGGTTAAGCGCATCGGTTGTTTGTTGATAGGCCTGTTTTAAACCTGTTTTCATGCTTAAAATAATGTGATCAATAACCTCATGGTCAGAGACAAACTTAGAAAGCAAATATTGCGTATGACCTGAACAGGTTGCCCAGTAAGAGAGTGCACTGACTGCGTGTAACACCTCATCATTATGGCTTAATAGAACCCCGCAGCGCAGTCCGCTGGCGCCAAAATCCTTGCTAAAACCCCAGACGATATGAACATTCTTACCTAAATCAGTTCGCAGCGATGCTGCGCTAACAAAGGCACGATCTCCAAAGACCGATAAAGCATAGATCTCATCAAAGATCACATGAATCTGTTTTGTTTCTGCCCAATCCAGAACCGCTTGGACCTCTTCACGGGAGTAAGTACGTCCCATGGGGTTGTTCGGAGAGGTAAAGAGAAGAGCCCGTACCGGAATGGTCGCTTTAGCTAACGCTTCATCCAGCAGTTCAGGGGTCGGGTCATAGTTGTCACGATGGCTGCAATCCACAGGTATTATCGTGAGGTTATCTCGGGTTTCCAGGTCGGCCCAAAAACCAGCATAGCTGGGAAGGGGAACCAGAACACCATCTCCTGGATCGGCAATGGTATAAAAGAGGTTCTCTAAGACACAGCCTGCACCAGCAAGAACAATTAAGCGGTCTGCATCGACCTTATTTCCCACAAATGTACGGCCCATAAAATGAGCAAGATGGGCGCGAAAGGCTTCTGCTTTAAAGGTATCATCGTAACCAAGAACACCAGCGGGAACATCACGGTAGCGATCTAGGCAGGTAAGAACTGAGGGTGCTATCTGTTTATTTTCAGCAATAGAGAGTGCGATATAGCCATCGGGTCGATGGTTTGGGTCCCATGGAGATGC
This genomic window contains:
- a CDS encoding aminotransferase class I/II-fold pyridoxal phosphate-dependent enzyme, which gives rise to MTSLSQRGHALTTSSPMAPYIHEHFKRLASPWDPNHRPDGYIALSIAENKQIAPSVLTCLDRYRDVPAGVLGYDDTFKAEAFRAHLAHFMGRTFVGNKVDADRLIVLAGAGCVLENLFYTIADPGDGVLVPLPSYAGFWADLETRDNLTIIPVDCSHRDNYDPTPELLDEALAKATIPVRALLFTSPNNPMGRTYSREEVQAVLDWAETKQIHVIFDEIYALSVFGDRAFVSAASLRTDLGKNVHIVWGFSKDFGASGLRCGVLLSHNDEVLHAVSALSYWATCSGHTQYLLSKFVSDHEVIDHIILSMKTGLKQAYQQTTDALNHAKIPYIPANSGIFLICDLRSYLDEPSWEGERRLWHRILDETNVNLTPGEYCHFSEPGFFRFCYMAEPDRAVATAIDRLDHMLNKKKT
- a CDS encoding gamma-glutamylcyclotransferase family protein, producing the protein MFSYFGYGSNINLTSLRAKGVVPHASRKAILRGYKLVFNVQHWFRHEGGVGNIVPSNNPDDRVEGLVHDCDDEHLELLDAVESYGVGYDRIEVPLETSQGPTQALTYVGIPSYLNNDCLPTRRYLNIILKGATAAGLNEAYIEKLRSHKMHPDTEYPLFEPPSSMKAVFTSETLAQHRYYTALAGAVFDMRGAESRLECLVDLIGGKDMTLFFLKRHDTSDGRETLDDYLQGNISEGGKKYINAYLHEYNREYAYIGQYHYR